A genomic segment from Streptosporangium roseum DSM 43021 encodes:
- a CDS encoding YlbL family protein — MSRRALTLMVAGFLTLMLGVVGALLPVPYVVLSPGPTENTIGDVKGKPVISIEGHPTYPTSGKLSLVTVAYQGGPGNRIDLFSALRGWVDPTVAVVPEETIFPPTSTAEEVEQQNTQEMTNSQDDATAAALTELKIPYTSVVSVASVQKGLPADGKFKAGDEIVSVDGTPAADRETVSAAVRKHKAGEKVSFTVNRGEQSRTVAVPTAAAKDGTPIVGITMQIRYKFPFKVKINVGDVGGPSAGMMFSLGIMDKLTPGAMTGGKAVAGTGTITPEGRVGPIGGIQQKMVGARKAGATVFLTPAENCAEATKAIPDGLKLVKIETLHDAVKAIDVVRTGSGTAPSCPVG, encoded by the coding sequence ATGTCCCGACGAGCGCTGACCTTGATGGTGGCCGGCTTCCTCACGCTCATGCTCGGCGTCGTCGGCGCCCTGCTGCCGGTTCCGTACGTCGTCCTGAGCCCAGGACCGACCGAGAACACCATCGGCGACGTCAAGGGCAAGCCGGTGATCAGCATCGAGGGACACCCGACCTACCCGACCTCCGGCAAGCTCAGCCTCGTCACCGTGGCCTACCAGGGGGGACCGGGCAACAGGATCGACCTGTTCAGCGCGCTCAGAGGCTGGGTCGACCCGACCGTCGCGGTCGTGCCGGAAGAGACGATCTTCCCGCCGACGAGCACGGCGGAGGAGGTCGAGCAGCAGAACACCCAGGAGATGACCAACTCCCAGGATGACGCGACCGCGGCGGCGCTGACCGAGTTGAAGATCCCCTACACCTCGGTCGTGAGCGTGGCCTCCGTTCAGAAGGGCCTGCCGGCCGACGGGAAGTTCAAGGCCGGCGACGAGATCGTCTCGGTGGACGGGACGCCCGCGGCCGACCGCGAGACCGTCTCCGCGGCCGTCCGCAAGCACAAGGCCGGCGAGAAGGTCAGCTTCACCGTCAACCGCGGCGAGCAGAGCAGGACCGTGGCCGTCCCGACCGCCGCGGCCAAGGACGGCACGCCCATCGTGGGCATCACCATGCAGATCAGATACAAGTTCCCGTTCAAGGTGAAGATCAACGTCGGTGACGTCGGCGGGCCGAGCGCGGGGATGATGTTCTCCCTCGGCATCATGGACAAGCTCACCCCGGGGGCGATGACCGGGGGCAAGGCGGTCGCCGGGACCGGGACGATCACCCCGGAGGGCAGGGTCGGCCCGATCGGCGGCATCCAGCAGAAGATGGTGGGCGCCCGCAAGGCCGGGGCCACGGTCTTCCTCACCCCGGCCGAAAACTGCGCCGAGGCGACGAAGGCCATCCCCGACGGCCTCAAGCTGGTCAAGATCGAAACGCTGCACGACGCGGTGAAGGCGATCGACGTGGTCCGCACCGGCTCCGGCACCGCGCCGAGCTGCCCCGTCGGTTGA
- a CDS encoding molybdenum cofactor biosynthesis protein MoaE, translating to MTVIRLLGIRDSALSVDEVYSAVGDHAAGGTTIFVGTVRDQDHGKPVTRLSYSAHPSAEDELRRVAEKVATDFPVTALAAVHRVGDLELGDIAVIVAVACPHRAEAFAASRRLIDDLKSEVPIWKNQLFTDGSAEWVGACE from the coding sequence GTGACCGTCATCCGTTTGCTGGGCATTCGCGACAGTGCGCTCTCCGTCGACGAGGTGTATTCCGCCGTCGGTGACCATGCCGCGGGCGGCACCACGATCTTCGTCGGCACGGTGCGTGACCAGGATCACGGCAAGCCCGTTACGCGGCTGTCCTATTCGGCGCACCCCAGCGCCGAGGACGAGCTGCGCCGGGTGGCCGAGAAGGTCGCCACGGACTTCCCGGTGACCGCGCTGGCCGCGGTGCACCGGGTCGGCGACCTCGAACTCGGCGACATCGCGGTCATCGTGGCGGTCGCCTGCCCCCACCGCGCCGAGGCGTTCGCGGCCTCCCGGAGGCTGATCGACGATCTCAAGAGCGAGGTGCCGATCTGGAAGAACCAGCTATTCACGGACGGTTCGGCCGAATGGGTCGGGGCCTGCGAGTGA
- a CDS encoding NAD-dependent epimerase/dehydratase family protein, whose protein sequence is MVPTSKRLRPPVVAVTGAASGIGRAFLAKVASSADFRRVVAIDEQRGDVPDVTWRVLDVRDPLLANRISDIDVLVHLGGDYALDADSGERRAYNLRAAQTVLTASAAARVRRVVLVTSAMVYGAAPDNPVPLPEDSAVAAEPDTGMVGDHLEIEALVRRSLRSHPGLEVTVVRPAAVVGPGVDSVVTRHFEAPRLLSVKGCSPRWQFCHVDDLVSALELAALGTVSGVVAVGSDGWLEQDQVEELSGLRRFELPAGLTFGTAQRLHRLGITPAPATDLHYVVYPWVVDCSALRAAGWKPLWSNEAAFEQLLELREGRHTVVGRRLSGKEATITAAGATVAVLGTAAIVRAARKKRRV, encoded by the coding sequence ATGGTGCCTACCTCAAAACGCCTCCGGCCCCCGGTCGTCGCCGTCACCGGCGCGGCCTCGGGTATCGGCCGCGCATTCCTCGCGAAGGTCGCCTCGTCTGCGGATTTCCGCAGGGTCGTGGCCATCGACGAGCAGCGCGGCGACGTGCCCGACGTCACCTGGCGGGTGCTCGATGTCCGAGATCCGCTCTTGGCGAACCGGATCTCCGACATCGACGTGCTCGTTCATCTGGGGGGTGACTACGCGCTCGACGCCGACTCCGGAGAGCGACGCGCCTACAACCTGCGGGCCGCCCAGACGGTGCTCACCGCCAGCGCCGCCGCCCGGGTGCGCCGCGTCGTGCTGGTCACCAGCGCCATGGTGTACGGCGCGGCGCCCGACAACCCCGTCCCGCTGCCCGAGGACTCCGCAGTGGCCGCCGAACCCGACACCGGCATGGTCGGCGACCATCTGGAGATCGAGGCACTGGTACGGCGCTCGCTGCGCAGCCACCCAGGCCTGGAGGTGACCGTGGTACGCCCGGCCGCCGTGGTCGGTCCGGGCGTGGACAGCGTGGTGACCCGCCACTTCGAGGCGCCCAGGCTGCTCAGCGTCAAGGGATGCAGCCCCCGGTGGCAGTTCTGCCACGTGGACGACCTGGTCTCGGCGCTGGAGCTGGCCGCGCTCGGCACGGTCTCCGGGGTGGTGGCCGTCGGGAGCGACGGCTGGCTGGAGCAGGACCAGGTGGAGGAGCTCTCCGGCCTGCGCCGGTTCGAGCTGCCCGCCGGGCTGACCTTCGGCACCGCCCAGCGCCTGCACCGGCTGGGCATCACCCCGGCCCCGGCGACCGACCTGCACTACGTCGTCTATCCGTGGGTGGTCGACTGCTCGGCCCTGCGCGCGGCCGGCTGGAAACCGCTGTGGAGCAACGAGGCCGCCTTCGAACAGCTCCTGGAACTGCGCGAGGGCAGGCACACGGTCGTCGGCCGCCGCCTGTCCGGCAAGGAGGCGACGATCACCGCCGCCGGCGCGACCGTCGCGGTCCTCGGCACCGCCGCGATCGTCCGCGCCGCTCGCAAGAAGCGTCGCGTCTGA
- a CDS encoding zinc-dependent metalloprotease, whose protein sequence is MTDLPGRENDPNENPFAMFGDPEQIAAAMRQFADMLSAPPSSGPVNWDMAKNIARHVVAAEGDPSVMEGERRQIVDALNLADLWLNEATALPSGVSNPQAWSRSEWIEQTVPVWRQLCDPIAARMVETMSGTLGAAGLPAEAQAMAGPLMGMMKQMGGMMVGQQIGQAIGSLAREVIGSSDIGLPLSDNAALLPGGIAAFSQGLETPAEEIRLYLALREAAHQRLFQHVPWLRSHLLGAVEEYARGITVDVSALEEQLRGLDINNPEQLQQALSGGNLLKPEETDRQKAALARLETMLALVEGWVGTVVDGAAAGKLPSSAALAETVRRRRATGGPAEQTFATLVGLELRPRRLREAAALWQALEADRGVDGRDAVWGHPDLMPTADDLGNPEGFVRGEPEFDLSGLEASLQEPPAEDGKDDKDDGKGDAG, encoded by the coding sequence GTGACTGACTTGCCAGGTCGGGAAAACGACCCCAACGAGAATCCGTTCGCCATGTTCGGCGACCCGGAGCAGATCGCAGCGGCCATGCGCCAGTTCGCAGACATGCTCTCCGCGCCGCCGAGCTCCGGTCCCGTCAACTGGGACATGGCGAAGAACATCGCCCGGCACGTCGTGGCCGCCGAAGGCGACCCGAGTGTCATGGAAGGCGAGCGGCGTCAGATCGTGGACGCCCTCAACCTCGCCGACCTGTGGCTGAACGAGGCGACCGCGCTTCCGAGCGGGGTGAGCAACCCGCAAGCGTGGAGCCGGTCGGAATGGATCGAACAGACCGTTCCCGTCTGGCGGCAGCTCTGCGACCCGATCGCGGCCCGCATGGTCGAGACCATGAGCGGCACCCTCGGCGCCGCCGGTCTGCCCGCAGAGGCCCAGGCCATGGCCGGGCCGCTGATGGGCATGATGAAACAGATGGGCGGCATGATGGTCGGCCAGCAGATCGGCCAGGCCATCGGCTCGCTCGCCCGCGAGGTGATCGGCTCCTCCGACATCGGCCTTCCGCTGTCCGACAACGCCGCCCTGCTGCCCGGCGGCATCGCCGCGTTCAGCCAGGGTCTGGAGACGCCCGCCGAGGAGATCCGGCTGTATCTGGCCCTCCGCGAGGCGGCCCACCAGCGGCTGTTCCAGCACGTGCCGTGGCTGCGCTCGCATCTGCTCGGCGCGGTGGAGGAGTACGCCAGGGGCATCACGGTGGACGTCTCCGCCCTGGAGGAGCAGCTCCGCGGGCTGGACATCAACAACCCCGAGCAGCTCCAGCAGGCGCTGAGCGGCGGCAACCTGCTCAAGCCCGAGGAGACCGACCGGCAGAAGGCCGCCCTGGCGCGGCTGGAGACCATGCTCGCCCTGGTCGAGGGCTGGGTCGGCACGGTCGTGGACGGCGCCGCCGCCGGCAAGCTGCCCTCGTCGGCGGCACTGGCGGAGACCGTACGGCGCCGCCGGGCGACCGGTGGTCCCGCCGAGCAGACCTTCGCCACGCTCGTGGGCCTGGAGCTGCGCCCCCGCCGGCTGCGCGAGGCGGCGGCCCTGTGGCAGGCGCTGGAGGCCGACCGCGGCGTCGACGGCCGGGACGCGGTCTGGGGCCACCCCGACCTGATGCCCACCGCCGACGATCTCGGCAACCCCGAGGGCTTCGTCCGCGGAGAGCCCGAGTTCGACCTGTCCGGTCTGGAGGCGTCCCTGCAGGAGCCTCCCGCCGAGGACGGCAAGGACGACAAGGACGACGGCAAGGGCGACGCCGGGTGA
- a CDS encoding NUDIX hydrolase, protein MSLRAHAQSVLAAWVAPTAQEELLRKEFLGHVDAHEDAMWRECVPGHLTATTAVLSHDGERVLLTLHPKAGMWLPMGGHCERGDDSLEATALREATEESGIPGLRLLPGPLALDRHRVWCHPPHSHHLDVEYGAVAPADVEAVISDESLDLRWFPVEEIPELSDEATRRLARRAREILRSS, encoded by the coding sequence GTGAGCCTTCGCGCGCACGCGCAGAGTGTGCTCGCGGCCTGGGTCGCGCCGACGGCGCAGGAGGAGCTCCTGCGCAAGGAGTTCCTGGGGCACGTGGACGCCCACGAGGACGCAATGTGGCGCGAGTGCGTGCCGGGCCACCTGACGGCCACGACCGCGGTGCTCTCCCACGACGGCGAGAGGGTGCTGCTCACGCTGCACCCCAAGGCCGGGATGTGGCTGCCCATGGGCGGCCACTGCGAGCGCGGCGACGACTCGCTGGAGGCCACGGCGCTGCGGGAGGCCACCGAGGAGTCCGGCATCCCCGGCCTGCGGCTGCTGCCCGGCCCGCTCGCCCTCGACCGGCACCGGGTCTGGTGCCACCCGCCGCACAGCCACCACCTGGACGTGGAGTACGGCGCGGTCGCCCCGGCCGACGTCGAGGCCGTGATCAGCGACGAGTCGCTCGACCTGAGATGGTTCCCGGTGGAGGAGATCCCCGAGCTCTCCGACGAGGCGACCCGCCGGCTGGCACGCCGCGCGCGAGAAATTCTGCGTTCCTCCTAG
- a CDS encoding endonuclease/exonuclease/phosphatase family protein, whose amino-acid sequence MSVDITADRDVGGAIVTPPRRRRRFPRALAWVVVTPFAAWAVARVAGLERGALVTQIMTGTPYVAAGSLLPVVLAALARNRAVTAVALVTAAALGSSVLPRALGSSEAAAGTPLRVLTLNMLFGGAEPEPVTALVRRLRPDVLSTQELTAEMVEKLDAAGLRELLPYRLLAPDHGASGSGLYARYPLDPLEGMFRPVGHNMPAATIVLPGVKPVEVVDVHPYPPLEEHVREWTEALEAFPPAVPDRIRILAGDFNASLDHAAMRRFLSRGYVDSADRAGQGLTPTWPANERIPPLITIDHVVVDQRVKVNEVSVHTVPGTDHRAVFADLRLPVS is encoded by the coding sequence GTGAGCGTGGACATCACAGCCGACAGGGACGTGGGCGGCGCCATCGTGACCCCGCCGCGGCGGCGCCGGAGGTTCCCCCGGGCTCTCGCCTGGGTGGTGGTCACCCCGTTCGCCGCCTGGGCCGTGGCCCGGGTGGCCGGGCTGGAGCGGGGGGCGCTGGTCACCCAGATCATGACCGGCACGCCGTATGTGGCGGCGGGCTCGCTCCTCCCCGTGGTCCTGGCCGCGCTGGCCCGCAACCGGGCGGTCACGGCCGTCGCGCTGGTCACCGCGGCGGCACTCGGCTCCAGCGTTCTGCCCCGGGCCCTCGGCTCCTCGGAGGCCGCCGCCGGGACGCCGCTGCGGGTGCTGACCCTCAACATGTTGTTCGGCGGGGCCGAGCCCGAGCCCGTGACGGCCCTGGTCCGGCGGCTGAGGCCGGACGTGCTGAGCACGCAGGAGCTGACCGCGGAGATGGTCGAGAAGCTGGACGCGGCCGGTCTCCGGGAGCTGCTGCCCTACCGCCTGCTGGCCCCGGACCACGGTGCGAGCGGCAGCGGCCTGTACGCCAGGTATCCGCTGGACCCGCTGGAGGGCATGTTCCGGCCGGTCGGGCACAACATGCCCGCCGCCACGATCGTCCTGCCCGGCGTCAAGCCCGTCGAGGTCGTCGACGTTCATCCCTACCCGCCGCTGGAGGAGCACGTACGCGAATGGACGGAGGCGCTGGAGGCCTTCCCCCCGGCCGTCCCCGACAGGATCCGCATCCTCGCCGGCGACTTCAACGCCAGCCTCGACCACGCCGCCATGCGCCGCTTCCTGAGCCGGGGCTATGTGGACTCGGCCGACCGGGCCGGCCAGGGGCTGACGCCCACCTGGCCCGCCAACGAGCGGATCCCGCCGCTCATCACCATCGATCACGTGGTGGTGGACCAGCGGGTGAAGGTGAACGAGGTCAGCGTCCACACCGTCCCCGGCACCGACCACCGGGCCGTGTTCGCCGACCTGCGCCTGCCCGTGTCCTGA
- a CDS encoding DUF2064 domain-containing protein, with the protein MLTEERLVAVVVTPSIAEATPPGVDAAAFLTAVAEDTYELVAGLDFVSPVLVTSVPGMEEIVWPGTPVVEIPDLSGEALVRAAFAALPYGGQAVLLSGDAPDLPPLLIGKLFRQLGRAQVAVCPAADGGAVAIAAHLPYPDWAGTGFDDHDPVKALRAAAPGPRTVATGPGWHRLRTPDDIARLDPGLEGWDNTRALLSA; encoded by the coding sequence ATGTTGACGGAAGAGCGACTGGTGGCGGTCGTCGTCACCCCCTCGATCGCGGAAGCCACCCCACCGGGAGTCGACGCCGCCGCGTTCCTGACGGCCGTGGCCGAGGACACCTACGAGCTCGTCGCCGGGCTCGATTTCGTCTCGCCGGTCCTGGTGACGAGCGTGCCGGGGATGGAGGAGATCGTCTGGCCGGGGACCCCGGTCGTCGAGATCCCCGACCTGTCCGGGGAGGCCCTGGTCAGGGCCGCCTTCGCCGCCCTGCCGTACGGCGGGCAGGCGGTGTTGCTGAGCGGAGACGCCCCCGACCTGCCTCCCCTGCTGATCGGCAAGCTCTTCCGCCAGCTCGGCCGGGCGCAGGTGGCCGTCTGCCCGGCGGCCGACGGCGGTGCCGTGGCGATAGCCGCCCACCTGCCCTACCCCGACTGGGCCGGGACGGGTTTCGACGACCACGACCCGGTCAAGGCGCTGCGCGCCGCGGCCCCCGGGCCCCGGACCGTCGCCACCGGGCCGGGCTGGCACCGCCTGCGCACCCCCGACGACATCGCACGGCTGGACCCCGGCCTGGAAGGCTGGGACAACACCCGGGCGCTGCTCTCGGCCTGA
- a CDS encoding M48 family metallopeptidase, producing the protein MPPETVEVRRSSRRRRTVSAYRDGEKTIVLLPAGLSSTDEEQWVRRMLDRLAAKEQRRRPSDDDLLERASELSSRYLDGRAMPSSVRWVDNQQHRWGSCTPDHGTIRLSTRLRGMPSWVVDYVIMHELVHLLVPSHGPRFWALVEHYPKAERARGFLEGFSMAANGAAEEC; encoded by the coding sequence GTGCCCCCCGAGACAGTCGAGGTCCGTCGAAGTTCTCGTCGCAGGCGGACGGTTTCCGCGTACCGCGACGGCGAGAAAACGATCGTGCTGCTTCCCGCAGGATTGAGCAGCACCGATGAGGAGCAATGGGTACGGCGGATGCTCGACCGGCTCGCGGCCAAGGAGCAGCGGAGACGCCCCTCGGACGACGACCTGCTCGAGCGGGCCAGCGAGCTGTCATCGCGTTATCTGGACGGCAGGGCGATGCCCTCCAGCGTGCGTTGGGTGGACAACCAGCAGCACCGCTGGGGCTCCTGCACCCCCGATCACGGCACCATCAGGCTCTCCACGCGGCTCCGGGGAATGCCCTCGTGGGTGGTCGACTACGTGATCATGCATGAGCTCGTGCACCTGCTGGTGCCCAGCCACGGTCCCCGCTTCTGGGCGCTGGTGGAACACTATCCCAAGGCCGAACGGGCACGAGGGTTCCTTGAGGGATTCTCCATGGCGGCCAACGGCGCCGCGGAGGAATGTTGA
- a CDS encoding enoyl-CoA hydratase/isomerase family protein, which translates to MNELLVDRRDDGVVVLTLNRPDRRNAMTDGMTEQWRQAIADLRRDRDVRCVVVTGAGSAFCSGGDLSWLAERGAESVPDLRDRMLAFYRTWLAIADLEVPTIAAVNGAAVGAGLCFALACDLVYAADEARLAVPFTSLGLHPGMAATYLLPRVAGVGVAREMLLTGRTMRGAEAASAGLVTRAFPRESLMAEVLGIASGTAANAPIATRLTKVALAGGGHADLDAALRWESLAQPVTMTSADMLEGLAAQRERRVPRFGNS; encoded by the coding sequence ATGAACGAGCTCTTGGTCGACCGGCGGGACGACGGCGTCGTGGTGCTCACCCTGAACCGCCCGGACCGGCGCAACGCGATGACCGACGGGATGACCGAGCAGTGGCGGCAGGCGATCGCCGACCTGCGCCGGGACCGGGACGTGCGGTGCGTGGTGGTCACCGGCGCCGGGAGCGCGTTCTGCTCCGGGGGAGACCTGTCCTGGCTCGCCGAGCGCGGCGCCGAGAGCGTGCCCGACCTGCGTGACAGGATGCTCGCCTTCTACCGCACCTGGCTGGCGATCGCGGACCTGGAGGTGCCGACCATCGCCGCGGTCAACGGCGCCGCGGTCGGAGCCGGGCTCTGCTTCGCCCTCGCCTGCGACCTGGTCTACGCCGCCGACGAGGCCAGGCTCGCCGTCCCCTTCACCTCGCTCGGCCTGCACCCCGGGATGGCGGCGACCTATCTGCTGCCCCGCGTCGCCGGGGTGGGGGTGGCCAGGGAGATGCTGCTGACCGGACGGACGATGCGGGGCGCCGAGGCGGCGTCGGCGGGGCTGGTCACCAGGGCGTTCCCTCGCGAGAGCCTGATGGCGGAGGTGCTGGGGATCGCGTCCGGGACCGCCGCCAACGCGCCCATCGCCACCCGGCTCACCAAGGTCGCCCTCGCGGGCGGCGGGCACGCGGACCTCGACGCCGCCCTGCGCTGGGAGTCACTCGCCCAGCCGGTCACCATGACCTCAGCCGACATGCTTGAAGGGCTGGCGGCACAGAGAGAACGGCGGGTCCCGCGATTCGGCAACTCCTGA
- a CDS encoding ThiF family adenylyltransferase, translated as MRPRLKPALRRVARDERTLQFGLHPRHAVLLADLEPEVRRWVESLDGVRDLPGVLAAAAEAGLGEDHGQTLLDLLVSRGVVDDAGVPPGPLRTLTMAERDRLQPDLDALSLAPGTTDGGLAALERRRDAQVRVYGAGRVGAQIVALLAASGVGRLCVVDPGTARPRDVVPGGLTWAEVGMSRQDGAVAVARALAPEVTAWTGDGAPHLADGARRPDLAILAPVEPLDGLLVGELVAWRVPHLLVTAFEGSGSVGPMVLPGRSTCLQCLDLIRRDRDPGWPVVSARLGGFPAGEIACGTVMSTLVAAAAAGHALALLDGGEPSVTNGTMDVLPDWRWKRRSWSVHPQCRCFRNDMGSLTMVASATCR; from the coding sequence ATGAGACCACGTCTGAAGCCCGCGCTGCGCAGGGTCGCGCGCGACGAGCGCACCCTGCAGTTCGGCCTGCATCCCCGGCACGCGGTGCTGCTGGCCGATCTCGAACCCGAGGTCCGCCGCTGGGTCGAGAGCCTGGACGGCGTACGGGACCTCCCCGGCGTGCTGGCGGCCGCGGCCGAGGCCGGGCTCGGGGAGGATCACGGCCAGACCCTGCTCGACCTGCTGGTCAGCCGGGGTGTGGTGGATGACGCCGGGGTACCGCCCGGCCCGCTGCGCACGCTCACGATGGCCGAGCGGGACCGGCTCCAGCCCGACCTGGACGCGCTCTCCCTCGCCCCCGGCACGACCGACGGCGGGCTCGCGGCGCTGGAGCGCAGGCGCGACGCCCAGGTGCGGGTGTACGGGGCGGGCCGGGTGGGCGCGCAGATCGTCGCCCTGCTCGCCGCCTCCGGAGTCGGCAGGCTCTGCGTCGTCGATCCCGGTACGGCCCGGCCCAGGGATGTCGTGCCCGGCGGGCTGACCTGGGCCGAGGTGGGGATGAGCAGGCAGGACGGCGCGGTGGCGGTGGCCAGGGCCCTGGCGCCCGAGGTCACCGCGTGGACCGGTGACGGCGCGCCCCATCTCGCCGACGGCGCCCGCCGGCCGGATCTGGCGATCCTCGCACCGGTGGAGCCGCTGGACGGCCTGCTGGTCGGCGAGCTCGTCGCCTGGAGGGTTCCGCACCTGCTGGTGACCGCCTTCGAGGGGTCCGGGTCGGTCGGTCCGATGGTGCTGCCTGGGCGGAGCACATGCCTGCAGTGTCTAGATTTGATTCGACGCGATCGCGATCCCGGCTGGCCGGTCGTCAGTGCCCGCTTGGGAGGCTTCCCCGCAGGGGAGATAGCCTGCGGCACGGTGATGTCGACGCTGGTCGCGGCGGCGGCTGCCGGTCATGCGCTTGCTCTGCTGGACGGGGGTGAGCCAAGTGTGACCAACGGCACAATGGATGTATTGCCTGATTGGAGATGGAAGCGGCGATCCTGGAGTGTTCATCCACAATGTCGTTGCTTCCGAAACGACATGGGTTCGCTAACAATGGTCGCGTCGGCTACCTGCCGCTGA
- a CDS encoding ABC1 kinase family protein → MSDLPRRAVARSAKLAALPIGFAGRTALGLGKRIGGKPAEIVAQEIQQRTAEQIFKVLGELKGGAMKLGQALSIFEAALPSEVAGPYRATLTKLQDAAPPLPATTVHKVLVEQLGDDWRENFQSFEDRPTAAASIGQVHKAVWHDGRTVAVKIQYPGAGKALLSDFTQLARLGKLFGVLLPGLDIKAVLSELRERVVEELDYLREAEAQHAFALEYKDDPDFLVPDVIAANEQVLVSEWVDGTPLSRIITGGTKEERDRAGLLLVRFLFSSPARVGMLHADPHPGNFRVLEDGRLCVLDFGAVNRLPDGYPAVFGKLTRIFNNGDMANVVQGLRDEGFILPHIEVDMEALRAFLSPYIEPTAVEEFTFSREWLQHQAATVTDLRPGNVVRQLNLPVSYVLIHRVHAAGIGVLCQLGTTARFREEVIRWVPGFTEEDPEEHAVAAS, encoded by the coding sequence GTGAGTGACCTTCCGCGCCGCGCCGTTGCGCGCTCCGCCAAGCTGGCGGCCCTCCCTATCGGGTTCGCCGGCCGCACCGCTCTCGGGCTGGGAAAACGGATCGGGGGCAAGCCCGCAGAGATCGTCGCCCAGGAAATCCAGCAACGCACCGCCGAGCAGATCTTCAAGGTTCTGGGAGAGCTCAAGGGCGGGGCGATGAAGCTCGGCCAGGCGTTGTCCATCTTCGAGGCCGCTCTGCCTTCGGAGGTCGCCGGGCCGTACCGTGCGACTCTGACCAAGCTGCAGGACGCCGCTCCGCCGCTGCCCGCCACCACCGTGCACAAGGTCCTCGTCGAGCAGTTGGGGGACGACTGGCGGGAGAACTTCCAGTCGTTCGAGGACAGGCCGACCGCCGCCGCGTCGATCGGGCAGGTGCACAAGGCCGTCTGGCACGACGGCCGGACGGTCGCGGTCAAGATCCAGTATCCGGGGGCGGGCAAGGCACTGCTGTCCGACTTCACCCAGCTGGCCAGGCTCGGCAAGCTCTTCGGCGTGCTGCTGCCCGGCCTCGACATCAAAGCCGTGCTCAGCGAGCTGCGTGAGCGGGTGGTCGAGGAGCTCGACTACCTCCGCGAGGCGGAGGCCCAGCACGCCTTCGCGCTGGAGTACAAGGACGACCCCGACTTCCTGGTCCCGGACGTCATCGCCGCCAACGAGCAGGTGCTCGTCTCCGAGTGGGTGGACGGCACCCCGCTGTCACGGATCATCACCGGCGGCACCAAGGAGGAGCGCGACCGCGCGGGGCTTCTCCTCGTCCGGTTCCTGTTCTCCTCCCCCGCCAGGGTCGGCATGCTGCACGCGGACCCCCATCCGGGGAACTTCCGGGTCCTGGAGGACGGGCGGCTGTGTGTGCTCGACTTCGGCGCCGTCAACCGGCTGCCGGACGGCTACCCGGCGGTCTTCGGGAAGCTGACCCGCATCTTCAACAACGGCGACATGGCGAACGTGGTCCAGGGCCTGCGGGACGAGGGGTTCATCCTCCCGCACATCGAGGTGGACATGGAGGCGCTGCGGGCCTTCCTCTCCCCCTACATCGAGCCGACCGCGGTGGAGGAGTTCACCTTCAGCCGGGAGTGGCTGCAGCACCAGGCGGCCACGGTCACCGACCTGCGCCCCGGCAACGTGGTGCGCCAGCTCAACCTGCCGGTGTCCTACGTTCTCATCCACCGGGTGCACGCGGCCGGGATCGGAGTGCTCTGCCAGCTCGGCACCACCGCCCGTTTCCGCGAAGAAGTGATCCGTTGGGTTCCCGGCTTCACCGAGGAGGATCCCGAGGAGCACGCGGTCGCCGCGAGCTGA
- a CDS encoding WhiB family transcriptional regulator, with protein MGAQTVMDLIDEATIPCRTDPDLWFAESPEDVEFAKALCGGCPIQQACLARALEREEPWGVWGGELILRGAVVPRKRPRGRPRKTPLAA; from the coding sequence ATGGGGGCCCAGACGGTCATGGACCTGATCGACGAAGCCACAATCCCCTGTCGTACCGACCCCGACCTCTGGTTCGCCGAGTCTCCGGAGGACGTGGAGTTCGCCAAGGCGCTCTGCGGAGGCTGCCCGATCCAGCAGGCCTGCCTGGCCCGCGCGCTCGAGCGCGAGGAGCCGTGGGGCGTCTGGGGCGGCGAGCTCATCCTTCGGGGAGCCGTCGTTCCGCGGAAGCGTCCGCGTGGACGTCCCCGCAAGACTCCGCTCGCTGCCTGA